Proteins from one Panicum virgatum strain AP13 chromosome 7K, P.virgatum_v5, whole genome shotgun sequence genomic window:
- the LOC120641541 gene encoding scarecrow-like protein 8 yields MEPGAPWRDPRQGYAYGVGSALQMQLQQRADAAAGGGVLKRSLGELERWQHQQQQHVAAQQALYLRAVRQRTAAAADIAALLGGGPTQPLVLSGSSNGGGLASPSSTLSSLTTASRAAVPLMHPQPQRQVPLMTSSPQTQAFGLSRAPPPQPAASSELFILQELEKQLLDDDDDEPVAAMSGTGSAVTNSEWEETIQQLNSITAAPTPGLPASAAPNNNNGANAGMTRSPSNSSSSTASSSASCSPPTPGAASRQLLSEAAVALADGNHEAAATHLAALKRAANQHGDAEQRLIAMMVAALSSRIVPTASALTQHLAELCGAEQRAGSELLHDISPCFRLALHAASVAIVEAVGDRRAIHLVDFDVSPQQHAALIQYLADRRVPGTSLKVTAVTDPGSPYTQSQTATLAAIGEPLKQLAERAGIEYRFKVVSCRAAELDASKLDCAPGEALAVNLAFALSHVPDESVSPANPRDELLRRVRALSPQVVALVEQELNTNTAPLAARFTDACAHYGAILESLDATLGRESAEKKARAEAAVARKAANAAGREGPDRLERCEVFGKWRARFGMAGFRPVALGPGIADQVAARVGPAPPGITVKAENGVLRLCWMGRVVTVASAWR; encoded by the coding sequence AGCAGGCGCTCTACCTCCGCGCGGTGAGGCagcgcaccgcggcggcggcggatatCGCCGCCTTGCTCGGCGGGGGCCCGACCCAGCCGCTGGTTCTCTCCGGGTCCAGCAACGGAGGGGGCCTGGCGTCGCCTTCGTCGACGCTGTCGTCGCTCACCACCGCGTCGAGGGCGGCGGTGCCGCTGATGCACCCGCAGCCGCAGAGGCAGGTGCCGCTCATGACGTCCTCGCCGCAGACGCAGGCCTTCGGCCTgtccagggcgccgccgcctcagccggcggcgtcgagcgaGCTGTTCATTTTGCAGGAGCTGGAGAAGCAGCtgctggacgacgacgacgacgagccggtGGCGGCGATGAGCGGCACCGGCTCCGCGGTGACCAACTCCGAGTGGGAGGAGACGATACAGCAGCTCAACTCCATCACCGCCGCGCCGACGCCCGGGCTCCCTGCATCGGCGGCCCCGAACAATAACAACGGCGCCAACGCGGGGATGACGAGGTCGCCTTCCAACTCGTCGTCCTCCACGGCCTCTTCCTCCGcgtcctgctcgccgccgaccccgGGGGCCGCGTCGCGGCAGCTCCTGTCTGAAGCCGCGGTCGCTCTCGCCGACGGCAACCACGAAGCGGCGGCCACCCATCTGGCTGCCCTCAAGCGCGCGGCCAACCAGCACGGCGACGCGGAGCAGCGGCTGATTGCCATGATGGTGGCCGCGCTGTCCTCCCGCATTGTCCCGACCGCCTCCGCCCTAACTCAACACCTCGCCGAGCTCTGCGGCGCCGAGCAGCGCGCCGGgtccgagctcctccacgacaTCTCCCCGTGCTTCCGCCTCGCCCTCCACGCAGCCAGCGTCGCCATCGTCGAAGCTGTGGGCGACCGCCGCGCCATCCACCTCGTCGACTTCGACGTCAGCCCGCAGCAGCACGCGGCCCTCATCCAGTACCTCGCTGACCGCCGCGTGCCGGGCACCTCCCTGAAGGTCACCGCCGTCACCGACCCAGGCTCGCCGTACACGCAGTCTCAAACTGCAACGCTCGCCGCCATCGGGGAGCCGCTGAAGCAGCTCGCCGAGCGAGCTGGCATCGAGTACCGCTTTAAAGTGGTCAGCTGCAGGGCTGCAGAGCTGGATGCGTCCAAGCTCGACTGCGCGCCCGGGGAGGCGCTGGCGGTCAACCTCGCCTTCGCGCTCTCGCACGTCCCCGACGAGAGCGTCTCTCCGGCGAACCCCCGGGAcgagctcctccgccgcgtccgCGCGCTGAGCCCGCAGGTGGTGGCGCTCGTGGAGCAGGAGCTGAACACGAACACGGCCCCGCTGGCCGCGCGCTTCACGGACGCGTGCGCGCACTACGGCGCCATCCTGGAGTCGCTGGACGCGACGCTGGGGCGGGAGAGCGCGGAGAAGAAGGCCAGGGCCGAGGCGGCCGTGGCGAGGAAGGCGGCGAACGCGGCCGGCCGTGAGGGCCCCGACCGGCTGGAGCGGTGCGAGGTCTTCGGCAAGTGGCGCGCCCGGTTCGGCATGGCGGGGTTCCGCCCGGTGGCGCTCGGCCCGGGCATTGCGGACCAGGTCGCCGCCCGCGTCGGCCCGGCGCCGCCCGGGATCACCGTCAAGGCGGAGAACGGCGTGCTCCGGCTCTGCTGGATGGGGCGCGTGGTGACCGTCGCCTCCGCGTGGCGCTAG